One Natrinema longum genomic window, GGCCTCGTCGGCGTGGACGGTATCGGTGACGCCGTAGACGACCGGTCCCCACGACGACTGGCCGACCCCCGAGAGAACCGGACACTCCCGGAGCGATTCGACGAGTTCGCCCGCGGGTGGCCGGAAGACGCCCCCCTGGGCGTCGGCGTACCAGACGCCGTTCTTGCGTCCGATCTCGGCGATCGCCTCGCCGAACGCCTCGAGGCGGCCAGCCGCCGCGGCCGGGAGCAGTCGTCGAGTGACGACGCCGGCGATCTCGTCGGCGATTGTGGGATCCGCGCGTTCGACGACCGTCCGCATGCTCGCGTCCTCGTCGTCGCCGCTGCGGCCGGGGTCGGCGTCGGGGACGACGACCAGAAATCGCCAGTCTGCGGGCAGTTCGTGGCGGGCAACGACCGGGGGGACCGTCCAGTCGCCCGCCGCCGGCGGCTCGGTCGTAAATCGGTTCGTCGGATGGCCGGCGTCGACGACGAACCCGCCGCCCTCGAACGTCGCGACCCCGACGCCGCTGCGGCCGCCCCGTCCCATCGCGGGCGCGTGCTCGCGGACTCGTGCCTCGAGACCGTGGGTACGCGCCGTCGCCGTGAGTACGGCGAGTGCGAGTTGGGTCCCGCTCCCGAGGCCGACGTGGCGTGGCAGCGACTCCTCGAGCGCGACCGCGACGCCAGGGACCTCGAGGACGTCGGCGGCGCGGTTCGCGTACTCCCGGACTAGCGGATCGTCGGCCTCGACGGAAGCGGCGGGGTCGGCGGTGACGGTTACCCGCGGCTCCGCGAGTCCGATACCGATACCGCCGTAGAGCCGGTCGCGAGCGAGCGAGAGGTTCTGGAAGCCGACGTGGAGTCGCGCACCCGCGCTGACGGTCGCCATATCGCGGCGTAGGGGAAGCGCCGCCAAGGGGATTGCGACGGTGGCAACGAATGAGACGGTTTACTGTGCCGATGTCCCGGACGACTCGCTACGCGTCGTCGTCCTCGAGTCGGCGGCTCACTCGCTGTAAGACGTCGGTCGCGCGTTTGACGTCGGCACCGCGTTCGACGAAGACGAGCGTTCGTGGCGGGGTCGTCGCCGTCGGTCGTACCCGAAGATCGAGTTCCCTGGCCGTCTCGGCCGCTGTCTCCTGCCCGGCCTCGAACTCGAGGCGGGCGCGATCCTCGTGGACGAACACGCGAGCGAGTCGGTCGTCGCGGCGAGCGATGTCGTAGGCGCGAGCGCCGTCGGGCGTCGGTTCGACGTCTCGATCGGCGTTCCTCACGTCGAAGGACGCGAGTTGGCCGTCCTCGCGGCCGTCGACTTCGCTCGAGAGGAGTTCGGCGATCCGGCGACCGTCGGTGATCCGATCCTCGACCATGTCCGTCGCTCGGTCCCGCGGGATTAACCGTCTTCGGTGTCGCGGACGGCCGACCGGGCGATCGGGACGAGATCGTCGACGTCGATGCCTTCGCGGCGGGCGTAGACCACCGCGGCGGCCTCGATCGTCAGCCCGAGTTCCCGCTGGAGGGTGTTAATCGCGCCGACGGCCTCGTGTTTCTCCATCCCCTCGGCGACCAGCGAATCGAGCACCCGTTCGAACGCCGACCGTTCCCGCAGAAGGTCCTCGTCGGGGACGAACTCCTCGGGCACCGATACGCCGACGGGATCGAACGTGACCGCGAGGCCGTCGTCGTCGCGCTCGAGGAGCCCCTCCTTGGTCGCGATATCGATCAGTCGCTTGGCCTGATCGGGGGAGAACCAGTCCCGATCGAGCGAGAGGGCGACGACGAACTCGTTTTCCTTGAGGCGACGGGTCCCGTTCTGGATGAACGGGGCGGCAACCGCGACGCGAAGGCTCATCGGAGACGACTTGCTCGAGCGGTGAGAAAACGATGGCGGTTCCGGTCGATTCGGGATCGAACGGAGCGCCGACGGGTGGCGATCAGTCGGACGCGCGACCGCCGCCACCGCCGTTTCGGTCCGCCCGGGACGGTGGGGGGAACTCGGCGGCAGTCGGCTCCGGTACGTCGGGGAGGACACAGCGGTCGGGTTCGCGGTTGACGTGGCGGTACTGGTCCGGCGCGTTCGCGAGCGGGTGGGCGGGGTTTTGGTCGCTGTCGATCCGGGCGGCCCGCACTTCGTCGAACCCGTTGAGTCGGGCCCGAATGCCGCGCCAGTGATACCGCGTCGCGGTCGGGATGGAGACGGGACGCGGCGGCTTCCCGTCCGGATGTCGCGTCGCGAGGATGGCACTGTTGACGTTACTGGCGAGCGCGTCGTGGTCGATGAGGACGCCGACCGAGGCGTCTCGTGGCGCTCGCGCGGCGAGGACGTCCAGTCCGAGGTGGAGCGCCCGATACTCCGCGACGTTGTTGTCCGGCGGCGTGTCCGCAGTCGCGACGCGTGCGACGCGGGTGCCGTCGCGCGTTTCGATAACGGCGCCCAGTCCGCCGCCCGGTCCCCGGAAGGACCCGTCGGTAGCGACGTAGAAGTCACGATGGTGGGTCCGCGGGGGATGAGCGATGTGGGGCGTGGGCGACTCGTCGAACAAGTCCCGCAGTGCGGGCCGGCCGTGAGCGGCCATACCAGTAATAGGCGGTGTAGGTTTCTTAAAGTTATGCCAGTACTCGGTCCGTGCGACGAACTCGCCCCGAGAGGCGCTCCTCGACGACCGTTCGAGGAGTTCGACCGTCCCGACTCCCCGATCGGCCACGACCACACCGGGATTCGCCACGTCCCCGACCGCGCCACCGTGCTGTGTCTCGGCGGACCCGTCGAGCACGCGGCCCTCGAGGACGAGCCTCGCTGTCCGTCGGTGAACGCTCGCTCGCGGACCGGCGGCCACCACCGGAGCGTCTGACAGCGCGGACGCGAGCGGACGACCGACCGGCCTCGATTCGTAGCGCTGACTGACAATTATCGAGCATCGAAACAGTCTCGAGACGGAGTATACGTCCCGAATTCGACGAAATCGATGGGTTCGACGTTCACAACCGAGGTACTCGCGGACGGTGTCGGATCGGCCGGGATCGGACCCCCAATCTGTGTTGGCAGTAGGTGTAATATCACCCGGTACCTGGAGAGTGTATGAACCAGACGACTGCCAGCCGGATGGAAGCGGCCTGTGCGCTCCTCGCGGAATCCGAACGCCGGTTCCTGCTCTACCAGTTGGCCGACGATCGAACGGTGAACCTCGAAGACGTCGTCACGCAGGTCGCAGCCTGGGAGTGCGACGCCCGTGCCGACGCGATCGACAAAGGCGTTCGACAGCGCGTCTACGTTTCGCTGGTCCACAACCACCTGCCGCGGCTCGCGGATTACGACATCATCGAGTACGACCTGCGCAGCGGTGACATCGTCCTTGCGGACGGGTTCGACGACATCAAGCCCCTGCTCGAGCAGTTCAGACAGACCGAAGAGAAGCCCGAGATCCGCGAACGGGCACCGCTCTGAGTCGGCCGGCGAAGTGGCTGCGTAGCTGTTTTGTCCGTGGTTTCGTTTCTAGCGTCGGGAAGCGAACGCCTCGTCGCCTCGGTTCGGCGTCTCCTGTCTCCGAGTGAGATGACTCGCCAACGCCCCAACGGTTCTCACGAAGCGAGTAGTAGCACATACTACGGATTTCAGCTTTCGAAACGAATCCGGGATCGAAGAACGGTAGTCTGAGAGACGAGGGTCGTAACGATGCCGAACAGACAACAAGACGGAGAGCCGCCACCAGTACGAGAGGTCGACGTTGCATTCAGTAGAGAGGGGAATCGTGAAGCGTAGCGAGCGGCGAGATCATCGTGGTCCTGGATAGGCGCTTGGTTACTCAGTAGCTGCAGTATCGAGACCGTGACTGGCTTCCAGGCGTTCGCTGAGGCGTTGGACGAACCGTGTGGCTGGCGCTCCGTCAACGACGTCGTGGTCGAAGGTAACGGTCAGACTCAGGAACTCCCGGGAACGGAGTTCGCCGTCGATCAGGCGCGGTTTCGTGCCGATGCCACCGACAGTGAGTTGGAGGGTATAGTTCGTGGGACTGATGGCCCAGCCGTTTCCGGTGCCGAACATGCCGACAGAGGTGACCGCGACGCTGCCGGCGAGGCGCTTCCACCGTGTCGGGAACCACTGGGGGAGCCGCCAGATTTGGCGGCGTAGAACGCCGGGAAGGCGGCGTGCGAGTCTGGCGGGCCCGGGCTCTGGGTGATCCGTCGTGTCTGTTTCGACGCGTCGAATTTCGTCGTGAATCGACCGAACTGTCCGTTGATTCGCTTGTCGAATGACGTGGGGGATGCCGATTCGTTCGCCGTCGGTTTCCCGTTCGATGAGGACGTTCACATCGACGTCCTCGAATTCGTGGATTCGCCCCCGCCAATCACGGTACCGTTGGATGTGCGGTTGTTCCTCGACACAGGTAGCCAGACACGAGACGACGAAGGCGGTGAACGAGAGTTTCGTTCCGGTCGCTTCCTCGATCGTCCGGATGCGCTCTCTGGCGTCGGTGACGTCGACCTCGACGAGTCCGTGAACGTTACTCCGGTGTCCCGCCATCTGCATGTAGTCCACCGTCAACTGCTGCTGTGGAGACACACGCTCGCCATCAGCGCCACTATCGCTCATAGCCTATCATGAAGCGCCGGAACTAAATCCGTACTCGCTTCGCGGGAGTCGTTCACTCGTACGACGACCGAACGATACCGGTACTGACAGTAGAGACCGATTCTCGGCTAGCGGCGAGCCCACTCGAGCATTCGTTCGTAGACCGGATCGGACGCCAGCGCCGCCGCGTCGCCGACCAGCACCAGCGCGCGCTTGGGTCGGGTGAGGGCGACGTTGATCCGTCGGTAGTCCTCGAAGATCGGCCCCTCGAGCGAGCCGGTCGCGGTAAAGGAGACGACGATGACTTCCTGGCTCGAGCCTTGAAAGCGATCGACGGTGTCGACGGCGACGTCGTCGGGCACGTGCGTCGAGATTTCCGAGACCTGCGCGCGGAAGGGGGCGATGACGCCGATCTCCGAGCGCTCGAGGCCCGCCGCCTCGTAGGCCTCGATCAGCGCCGCGATCCGCGCGGCCTCCGCGCTGTCGGTGTACTGGCCTCGATCGCCCTCGACGTCGACGAACGAGACCGGATCCTGCAGCGACTCGTGGAGGCGATCCCGGGAGACGCCCTCGAGGTCGTCCAGGGTCCGCGCCGCGACGTCGGGCGTCGCGGGCCGGAGTTGGCCGTCGTAGAACTCGTTCGAGGCGAAGGCCTGGATCCGCTGGTTCATCCGGTACTGGTGGGTCAACATGACGCCGGCCTCGGGATGAAGGTCGACGAGTCGCTCGAACAGCGACTCGGTGAGGTCGTTTTCGGCGCGGACGACCGGCGGGAGCTGTTCGTGATCGCCGACCAGAACGAACCGCTCGGCCAGGTTGATCGCCGCACACGTCCCGGGTTCGGTCAGCTGGGCGGCCTCGTCGACCAGCGCGGCGTCGAACGACTGCTCTTTCATCACCCGCGAGCCACAGGTCGCGGTCGTCGCCGCCACCACCTGCGCGTCCTCGAGTTCGGCGACCCGATCCGCAGGCTCGCCAGCGCGCTCGAGCCGGTAGGGCTCCATCCCGTCGCTGACCCCGCTCTCAGACCCCACGCGGACGACCCGGTCCGCGTCGAGGGCGTCCGCGTCCTCGAGTTGCTCGAGCAAGGCCTCGAGCGCGTTGTCGACGGCGCGATTGGTAAAGGCCGACAGCAGGACCCGCTCGCCGCGCTCGACCATCGCGCGGATGGCCCGAGCGATGGTGTAGGTCTTCCCGGTCCCCGGCGGCCCGTGGATCAGTGCGCAGTCGTTCGCGCTGACCGCCTTCGTGACGGCCTCGTTCTGGCGGTCGTTGTTGGAGATGAACGTCTCCTCGATCTCCGCGAATTCGGAGTCCGCGCGGCCGAACAGGATATCCTTGCGCCGCTCGTCGCCTTTCAGGAGCGCGTCGTGCATCGCGACGAGCAGGCGATCGGTCGTCAGCTCCGACGGATAGACGTCGAGCCGGGTGACCTCGACGGGTTCGTCAGCCGTGAGGACGATTTCGTCGTCCAACCGCTCGATTCGGGCGAGTTCGGAGCTCCCACGAACCGGATCCCCGTCGCTTGCCAGCACCAGATCCCCCTCCCGAAGTTTCGAGTTCGCGCCGCCTGGTCGGCGGGCCCGCAGTTCCCAGCGGCCGCCCTCGAGGGGCCGCTTCTCGAGGAACTCGAGATCGATCAGCGCGCGGTCGTCGTCGGCCCGCTCCTCGGCCGTCTGCTCCCAGAGTTTGGCGTACTCGCGGTGGACCTCGCGACGCTCCTCCTCGATCGCCCGATAGAACCGATCGAAGTACTCGAGTTCCTCGTCGGGCAGCGACTGGCCGATCTGGCCGGCCTTCGACTCCTGATCCAGCCGACCGGAGACGACCATGCAGGTGTCCTGCTCGAAGCAGTACTCGCACTTCGCGTCGGCCTCGTAGCCGGTCGGAATCTCGCCCGCCGTCTCCATCGCCGCGATCTCGTTGCGCAGGCGGACGACGTACTTCAGGAGGCCATCGCCCATCGTGAACTCCTTTGCGGGGGTCAGGTCGCCGGTCTCCTCGTTGCGATCCAGCGCCGAGTTCTTCGTGTAGAGGAGGGTGCCGATGTCGACGTCGCCGCCGTGTTCCTCGAGCAACAGCGCGTAACAGGCGGCCTGTACCTTGTCCTTGAAGCGGGGCTCTTTCTTCAGGTTCTTGCCCGTCTTGAGTTCGACCGGCGCGCCGCGGCGAACGGCGTCGGCCCGGCCCCGGATGCCGAACGTCTCGCTGATCAGGAGCTGTTCCGACCGCCAGCTGTCTTCTTCGGTCAGCCGACCCTGCTCGAGCCAGCCCTCGATGGCCGTCGCGTTCTCCCTGATCTCCTCTTTCACGGCGTCGGGCGTCTCCCCGAGCAGGCCGAGCTGGAGCCCGCGTTCCTCGACGCGAGCGTCGATCGATTCCTCGAGGTCGCGGCCACGAAGCAGGTCGCCGAAGACCTCGTGGACGAGGGTCCCCTTGACGACGGGATAGTTCAGTGGCACTCCCGAGAGCTTGTTCAGGTAGTAGAGTCGGGGACACTCGACCCAGTTACGGATCGACGTCACGCTCACGAGAAAGGAGGGTTCGACGACGACGTAGGAGTCGCCCGTCGTCGCGTACTGCGTCTCCCCCTGGTACTCCTCTGCTTTGGCGTTCGTCACGAGCAGGTCCATCCCCGGCTCGAGCAGCTCGGCCGATTCGGTCCACTTGTTCCACAGCGTTACCGTCGTCGTCTCGCGGCCGTCCGCGACGGTCGCCGTCCCGCCGTCGCCGCGAGCGGGTGACTCGCCGATCCCTGCGTCGTCGGCCGACCGAAGCGGCACCTCCGCGAGTTCGCTCTCACCGTAGCTCGTGGCTACCGACCGCACGTCGACCTCGCCCGCGACGGTTCCGCGTACGTGCACAGCTATCGTCAACGGTCGAGCGATCAAAAACGCTATCGGT contains:
- a CDS encoding beta-ribofuranosylaminobenzene 5'-phosphate synthase family protein produces the protein MATVSAGARLHVGFQNLSLARDRLYGGIGIGLAEPRVTVTADPAASVEADDPLVREYANRAADVLEVPGVAVALEESLPRHVGLGSGTQLALAVLTATARTHGLEARVREHAPAMGRGGRSGVGVATFEGGGFVVDAGHPTNRFTTEPPAAGDWTVPPVVARHELPADWRFLVVVPDADPGRSGDDEDASMRTVVERADPTIADEIAGVVTRRLLPAAAAGRLEAFGEAIAEIGRKNGVWYADAQGGVFRPPAGELVESLRECPVLSGVGQSSWGPVVYGVTDTVHADEATAAAEDALAARGLEGTVVLTAATETGARVRPDE
- a CDS encoding DUF2240 family protein produces the protein MSLRVAVAAPFIQNGTRRLKENEFVVALSLDRDWFSPDQAKRLIDIATKEGLLERDDDGLAVTFDPVGVSVPEEFVPDEDLLRERSAFERVLDSLVAEGMEKHEAVGAINTLQRELGLTIEAAAVVYARREGIDVDDLVPIARSAVRDTEDG
- a CDS encoding ribonuclease H — protein: MAAHGRPALRDLFDESPTPHIAHPPRTHHRDFYVATDGSFRGPGGGLGAVIETRDGTRVARVATADTPPDNNVAEYRALHLGLDVLAARAPRDASVGVLIDHDALASNVNSAILATRHPDGKPPRPVSIPTATRYHWRGIRARLNGFDEVRAARIDSDQNPAHPLANAPDQYRHVNREPDRCVLPDVPEPTAAEFPPPSRADRNGGGGGRASD
- a CDS encoding DUF7344 domain-containing protein; translation: MNQTTASRMEAACALLAESERRFLLYQLADDRTVNLEDVVTQVAAWECDARADAIDKGVRQRVYVSLVHNHLPRLADYDIIEYDLRSGDIVLADGFDDIKPLLEQFRQTEEKPEIRERAPL
- a CDS encoding 2-oxo acid dehydrogenase subunit E2, with amino-acid sequence MSDSGADGERVSPQQQLTVDYMQMAGHRSNVHGLVEVDVTDARERIRTIEEATGTKLSFTAFVVSCLATCVEEQPHIQRYRDWRGRIHEFEDVDVNVLIERETDGERIGIPHVIRQANQRTVRSIHDEIRRVETDTTDHPEPGPARLARRLPGVLRRQIWRLPQWFPTRWKRLAGSVAVTSVGMFGTGNGWAISPTNYTLQLTVGGIGTKPRLIDGELRSREFLSLTVTFDHDVVDGAPATRFVQRLSERLEASHGLDTAATE
- a CDS encoding AAA domain-containing protein — protein: MHVRGTVAGEVDVRSVATSYGESELAEVPLRSADDAGIGESPARGDGGTATVADGRETTTVTLWNKWTESAELLEPGMDLLVTNAKAEEYQGETQYATTGDSYVVVEPSFLVSVTSIRNWVECPRLYYLNKLSGVPLNYPVVKGTLVHEVFGDLLRGRDLEESIDARVEERGLQLGLLGETPDAVKEEIRENATAIEGWLEQGRLTEEDSWRSEQLLISETFGIRGRADAVRRGAPVELKTGKNLKKEPRFKDKVQAACYALLLEEHGGDVDIGTLLYTKNSALDRNEETGDLTPAKEFTMGDGLLKYVVRLRNEIAAMETAGEIPTGYEADAKCEYCFEQDTCMVVSGRLDQESKAGQIGQSLPDEELEYFDRFYRAIEEERREVHREYAKLWEQTAEERADDDRALIDLEFLEKRPLEGGRWELRARRPGGANSKLREGDLVLASDGDPVRGSSELARIERLDDEIVLTADEPVEVTRLDVYPSELTTDRLLVAMHDALLKGDERRKDILFGRADSEFAEIEETFISNNDRQNEAVTKAVSANDCALIHGPPGTGKTYTIARAIRAMVERGERVLLSAFTNRAVDNALEALLEQLEDADALDADRVVRVGSESGVSDGMEPYRLERAGEPADRVAELEDAQVVAATTATCGSRVMKEQSFDAALVDEAAQLTEPGTCAAINLAERFVLVGDHEQLPPVVRAENDLTESLFERLVDLHPEAGVMLTHQYRMNQRIQAFASNEFYDGQLRPATPDVAARTLDDLEGVSRDRLHESLQDPVSFVDVEGDRGQYTDSAEAARIAALIEAYEAAGLERSEIGVIAPFRAQVSEISTHVPDDVAVDTVDRFQGSSQEVIVVSFTATGSLEGPIFEDYRRINVALTRPKRALVLVGDAAALASDPVYERMLEWARR